The following are from one region of the Escherichia sp. E4742 genome:
- the tsaB gene encoding tRNA (adenosine(37)-N6)-threonylcarbamoyltransferase complex dimerization subunit type 1 TsaB, translated as MRILAIDTATEACSVALWNDGTVNAHFELCPREHTQRILPMVQDILTASGTSLTDINALAYGRGPGSFTGVRIGIGIAQGLALGAELPMIGVSTLMTMAQGAWRKNGATRVLAAIDARMGEVYWAEYQRDENGVWHGEETEAVLKPERVHERMQQLSGEWATVGTGWQAWPDLGKESGLVLRDGEVLLPAAEDMLPIACQMFAEGKTVAVEHAEPVYLRNNVAWKKLPGKE; from the coding sequence ATGCGAATTCTGGCTATCGATACCGCGACAGAGGCCTGCTCTGTCGCCCTGTGGAACGACGGTACTGTCAATGCTCATTTCGAGCTTTGCCCTCGTGAACATACTCAACGAATCTTACCGATGGTGCAGGATATCCTGACCGCCAGCGGAACCTCCCTGACTGACATTAACGCTCTGGCTTACGGGCGCGGCCCCGGTAGTTTCACCGGCGTGCGCATCGGTATTGGCATCGCGCAAGGACTGGCACTTGGTGCGGAGCTCCCGATGATTGGCGTCTCCACGCTAATGACAATGGCGCAAGGGGCGTGGCGCAAAAACGGCGCAACTCGCGTACTGGCAGCCATTGACGCGCGAATGGGCGAAGTTTACTGGGCCGAATATCAGCGTGATGAAAACGGTGTCTGGCACGGTGAAGAAACCGAAGCCGTACTCAAACCAGAACGCGTTCATGAACGGATGCAACAGCTTTCCGGTGAATGGGCGACCGTGGGTACAGGCTGGCAAGCCTGGCCGGATCTCGGTAAAGAAAGCGGGCTGGTTTTGCGCGATGGCGAAGTGTTACTGCCCGCTGCAGAAGATATGCTGCCCATTGCTTGTCAGATGTTTGCCGAGGGTAAAACGGTGGCGGTGGAACATGCCGAGCCGGTTTATTTGCGTAACAACGTCGCGTGGAAGAAACTTCCGGGCAAAGAATGA
- the rnd gene encoding ribonuclease D: MITTDDALASLCEAVRAFPAIALDTEFVRTRTYYPQLGLIQLFDGEHLALIDPLGITDWSPLKAILRDPSITKFLHAGSEDLEVFLNVFGELPQPLIDTQILAAFCGRPMSWGFASMVEEYTGVTLDKSESRTDWLARPLTERQCEYAAADVWYLLPITAKLMVETEASGWLPAALDECRLMQMRRQEVVAPEDAWRDITNAWQLRTRQLACLQLLADWRLRKARERDLAVNFVVREEHLWSVARYMPGSLGELDSLGLSGSEIRFHGKTLLALVEKAQAIPEEALPQPMSNLMDMPGYRKAFKAIKSLITDVSETHKISAELLASRRQINQLLNWHWKLKPQNNLPELISGWRGELMAEALHNLLQKYPQ, from the coding sequence ATGATTACCACGGACGATGCGCTGGCTTCTTTGTGTGAAGCCGTCCGTGCCTTTCCGGCAATAGCCCTGGATACTGAATTTGTTCGTACGCGCACCTATTACCCGCAACTGGGGCTGATTCAACTTTTTGATGGCGAGCATCTGGCGCTAATCGATCCACTCGGGATCACCGACTGGTCACCGCTGAAAGCGATCCTGCGCGATCCGTCCATCACCAAGTTTCTCCATGCGGGCAGTGAGGATCTGGAAGTGTTCCTCAATGTCTTTGGCGAGTTACCCCAACCCCTGATTGACACGCAAATCCTCGCTGCTTTCTGCGGACGCCCGATGTCGTGGGGATTTGCTTCCATGGTGGAAGAGTACACCGGCGTTACGCTCGACAAGAGCGAATCGCGCACCGACTGGTTGGCAAGACCGCTAACCGAACGTCAATGCGAATACGCGGCAGCGGACGTCTGGTATTTGTTACCGATCACCGCAAAGCTAATGGTAGAAACGGAAGCCTCTGGCTGGTTACCTGCGGCGCTGGATGAATGCCGCCTGATGCAAATGCGTCGTCAGGAAGTCGTTGCGCCGGAAGATGCATGGCGTGATATCACCAATGCCTGGCAATTACGTACACGCCAACTGGCCTGTCTGCAACTGTTAGCCGACTGGCGCCTGCGCAAGGCGCGGGAGCGCGATCTGGCGGTGAACTTTGTCGTGCGTGAAGAGCATTTGTGGTCGGTTGCGCGTTATATGCCGGGGAGTCTGGGCGAGCTGGACAGTCTGGGTTTATCCGGTAGCGAAATCCGCTTCCACGGAAAAACGCTGCTTGCGCTGGTGGAGAAAGCGCAGGCAATACCGGAAGAGGCGTTACCGCAGCCAATGTCAAACCTGATGGACATGCCCGGTTATCGCAAGGCGTTTAAAGCGATTAAGTCGCTGATTACTGACGTGAGCGAAACGCACAAGATCAGCGCCGAATTGCTGGCATCGCGTCGGCAAATCAACCAACTGCTGAACTGGCACTGGAAACTGAAGCCGCAGAACAATTTGCCCGAGCTGATTTCCGGCTGGCGCGGTGAGCTGATGGCAGAAGCATTGCACAATTTATTGCAGAAATATCCGCAGTAA
- the yeaX gene encoding carnitine monooxygenase reductase subunit YeaX, producing MSDYQMFEVQVSQVEPLTEQVKRFTLVSTDGKPLPAFTGGSHVIVQMCDVDNQYSNAYSLLSSPLDTTHYQIAVRLEENSRGGSRFLHQQVKAGDRLTISTPNNLFALIPSARKHLFIAGGIGITPFLSHMAELQHSDVDWQLHYCSRNPESCAFRDELVQHPQAEKIHFHHSSTGTRLELARLLADIEPGTHVYTCGPEALNEAVRSEAARLDIAADTLHFEQFAIEDKTGDAFTLVLARSGKEFVVPEEMTILQVIENNKAAKVECLCREGVCGTCETAILEGEADHRDQYFSDEERASQQSMLICCSRAKSKRLVLDL from the coding sequence ATGTCAGACTATCAAATGTTTGAAGTACAGGTGAGCCAAGTTGAACCGCTTACCGAACAGGTGAAACGCTTCACGCTGGTGTCAACCGATGGCAAACCGCTGCCTGCGTTTACTGGCGGAAGTCACGTCATTGTGCAGATGTGCGATGTTGATAACCAGTACAGCAATGCGTATTCACTGCTGAGTTCGCCGCTCGATACAACTCATTATCAGATTGCCGTTCGACTGGAAGAAAACTCGCGCGGTGGTTCGCGCTTTTTGCATCAGCAGGTGAAAGCAGGCGATCGATTGACCATTTCGACGCCTAATAATCTGTTTGCGCTAATTCCCTCGGCCAGAAAGCATCTGTTTATCGCGGGCGGTATTGGTATCACCCCTTTCCTGTCGCACATGGCAGAGTTGCAACACAGCGACGTCGACTGGCAGCTACATTACTGCTCGCGAAATCCAGAAAGCTGCGCATTTCGTGATGAGCTAGTCCAACATCCGCAGGCTGAGAAAATCCATTTTCATCACTCATCGACCGGAACGCGACTTGAATTAGCGCGATTATTGGCGGATATCGAACCTGGCACACACGTTTATACCTGTGGCCCCGAGGCGCTAAATGAAGCGGTAAGAAGTGAAGCTGCACGTCTGGACATCGCCGCCGATACGCTGCACTTTGAGCAGTTTGCTATTGAAGACAAAACCGGCGATGCGTTTACACTGGTGCTCGCCCGTTCCGGTAAAGAGTTTGTGGTGCCGGAAGAGATGACTATTTTGCAGGTTATTGAAAATAATAAAGCAGCGAAAGTGGAATGTTTATGTCGTGAAGGGGTATGCGGGACCTGCGAAACGGCGATTCTGGAAGGTGAAGCTGACCATCGGGACCAGTATTTTAGCGATGAAGAACGCGCCAGCCAGCAAAGTATGTTGATCTGTTGTTCACGCGCGAAGAGTAAACGCCTGGTGTTGGATTTGTAG
- the fadD gene encoding long-chain-fatty-acid--CoA ligase FadD, which yields MKKVWLNRYPADVPTEINPDRYQSLVDMFEQSVTRYADQPAFMNMGEVMTFRKLEERSRAFAAYLQQGLGLKKGDRVALMMPNLLQYPVALFGILRAGMIVVNVNPLYTPRELEHQLNDSGASAIVIVSNFAHTLEKVVDKTAVQHVILTRMGDQLSTAKGTVVNFVVKYIKRLVPKYHLPDAISFRSALHNGYRMQYVKPELVPEDLAFLQYTGGTTGVAKGAMLTHRNMLANLEQVNATYGPLLHPGKELVVTALPLYHIFALTINCLLFIELGGQNLLITNPRDIPGLVKELAKYPFTAITGVNTLFNALLNNKEFQQLDFSSLHLSAGGGMPVQQVVAERWVKLTGQYLLEGYGLTECAPLVSVNPYDIDYHSGSIGLPVPSTEAKLVDDDDNEVPPGQPGELCVKGPQVMLGYWQRPDATDEIIKNGWLHTGDIAVMDEEGFLRIVDRKKDMILVSGFNVYPNEIEDVVMQHPGVQEVAAVGVPSGSSGEAVKIFVVKKDPSLTEESLVTFCRRQLTGYKVPKLVEFRDELPKSNVGKILRRELRDEARGKVDNKA from the coding sequence TTGAAGAAGGTTTGGCTTAACCGTTATCCCGCGGACGTTCCGACGGAGATCAACCCTGACCGTTATCAATCTCTGGTAGATATGTTTGAGCAGTCGGTCACGCGCTACGCCGATCAGCCCGCGTTTATGAATATGGGGGAGGTAATGACCTTCCGCAAGCTGGAAGAACGCAGTCGCGCGTTTGCCGCTTATTTGCAACAAGGGCTGGGGCTTAAAAAGGGCGATCGCGTTGCGCTGATGATGCCTAACTTATTGCAATATCCAGTGGCGCTGTTCGGCATTTTGCGCGCCGGGATGATTGTCGTAAACGTCAACCCGTTGTATACCCCGCGCGAGCTTGAGCATCAGCTCAATGACAGCGGCGCATCGGCGATTGTCATTGTGTCCAACTTTGCTCACACCCTGGAAAAGGTGGTCGATAAAACTGCAGTTCAGCACGTTATCCTGACCCGTATGGGCGATCAGCTTTCCACGGCAAAAGGCACGGTAGTCAACTTCGTTGTTAAATACATCAAACGTCTGGTGCCGAAATACCATCTGCCAGATGCCATTTCATTTCGCAGCGCCCTGCATAATGGCTACCGGATGCAGTACGTCAAACCTGAACTGGTGCCGGAAGATTTAGCCTTCCTGCAATACACTGGCGGCACCACTGGTGTGGCGAAAGGCGCTATGCTCACTCACCGCAATATGCTGGCGAATCTGGAACAGGTTAACGCCACCTATGGGCCGCTGCTGCATCCGGGTAAAGAGCTAGTGGTGACGGCGCTGCCGCTGTATCACATTTTTGCACTAACCATTAACTGCCTGCTGTTTATTGAACTCGGCGGGCAGAACCTGCTTATTACTAACCCACGTGATATTCCGGGGCTGGTGAAAGAGCTGGCGAAATATCCGTTTACCGCTATCACCGGCGTAAACACCTTGTTCAATGCGTTGCTGAACAATAAAGAGTTCCAGCAGCTGGATTTCTCCAGTTTGCATCTGTCCGCAGGCGGCGGAATGCCCGTTCAGCAAGTGGTGGCAGAACGTTGGGTGAAACTGACCGGACAATATCTGCTGGAAGGTTATGGCTTAACCGAGTGTGCGCCACTGGTGAGCGTTAACCCGTATGATATTGATTATCACAGCGGTAGCATTGGTTTGCCGGTGCCATCGACGGAAGCCAAACTGGTGGATGACGACGATAACGAAGTGCCACCGGGTCAACCGGGGGAGCTTTGTGTCAAAGGGCCGCAGGTGATGCTGGGGTACTGGCAACGTCCGGATGCTACCGATGAGATCATCAAAAATGGCTGGTTACACACTGGCGACATCGCGGTGATGGATGAAGAAGGATTCCTGCGTATTGTCGACCGCAAAAAAGACATGATTCTGGTTTCCGGTTTTAACGTTTATCCTAACGAGATTGAAGATGTCGTCATGCAGCACCCTGGCGTACAGGAAGTCGCGGCTGTTGGCGTACCTTCCGGCTCCAGTGGTGAAGCGGTGAAAATCTTCGTAGTGAAAAAAGATCCATCGCTTACCGAAGAGTCACTGGTGACCTTTTGTCGCCGTCAGCTCACGGGCTACAAAGTACCGAAGCTGGTGGAGTTTCGTGATGAGTTACCGAAATCTAACGTCGGAAAAATTTTGCGACGAGAATTACGTGACGAAGCGCGCGGCAAAGTGGACAATAAAGCCTGA
- the yeaV gene encoding BCCT family transporter YeaV — MMSNVKKKDVPLISISLVAILFIAAALSLFPQQSADAANAIYTFVTRTLGSAVQVLVLLAMGLVIYLATSKYGNIRLGEGKPEYSTLSWLFMFICAGLGSSTLYWGIAEWAYYYQTPGLNIAPRSQQALEFSVPYSFFHWGISAWATYTLASLIMAYHFHVRKNKGLSLSGIIAAITGVRPQGPWGKLVDLMFLIATVGALTISLVVTAATFTRGLSALTGLPDNFTVQAFVILLSGGIFCLSSWIGINNGLQRLSKMVGWGAFLLPLLVLIVGPTEFITNSIINAIGLTTQNFLQMSLFTDPLGDGSFTRNWTVFYWLWWISYTPGVAMFVTRVSRGRKIKEVIWGLILGSTVGCWFFFGVMESYAIHQFINGVINVPQVLETLGGETAVQQVLMSLPAGKLFLAAYLGVMIIFLASHMDAVAYTMAATSTRNLQEGDDPDRGLRLFWCVVITLIPLSILFTGASLETMKTTVVLTALPFLVILLVKVGGFLRWLKQDYADIPAHQVEHYLPQTPVEAPEKTPVLSAGTVFKGDN; from the coding sequence ATGATGAGCAATGTTAAGAAAAAAGACGTGCCGCTGATAAGCATCAGCCTGGTGGCCATTCTTTTCATCGCAGCTGCATTAAGCCTTTTTCCACAACAATCGGCCGACGCGGCCAACGCCATATACACTTTTGTCACGCGTACGTTAGGTTCCGCCGTACAGGTATTGGTTTTGCTGGCAATGGGACTGGTGATTTATTTAGCCACCAGTAAATACGGCAATATTCGTCTTGGCGAAGGAAAACCGGAATACAGCACGCTCTCCTGGCTGTTTATGTTTATTTGTGCCGGTTTAGGTTCTTCTACGCTTTATTGGGGGATTGCTGAGTGGGCCTATTATTATCAAACGCCTGGTTTAAATATCGCGCCGCGTTCACAACAGGCACTCGAATTTAGCGTTCCCTACTCCTTCTTCCATTGGGGCATCAGCGCCTGGGCAACTTATACGCTGGCCTCATTAATCATGGCTTACCACTTCCATGTGCGGAAAAATAAGGGGCTGAGTCTTTCCGGCATTATTGCCGCCATTACCGGCGTTCGCCCGCAAGGTCCGTGGGGAAAGCTGGTTGATTTGATGTTCCTGATCGCCACTGTCGGTGCACTGACTATTTCCCTGGTCGTCACCGCCGCAACTTTTACTCGTGGTCTTTCCGCGCTGACTGGTTTACCGGATAACTTCACCGTACAGGCTTTTGTTATCCTGCTTTCCGGCGGCATTTTTTGCCTTAGCTCGTGGATTGGTATCAACAACGGTTTGCAACGTCTGAGCAAAATGGTCGGCTGGGGCGCCTTCCTGCTGCCATTGCTGGTTCTGATTGTCGGCCCAACCGAATTTATTACCAACAGCATCATCAATGCCATCGGCCTGACCACGCAAAACTTCCTGCAAATGAGCTTATTTACCGATCCGCTTGGCGATGGTTCATTTACCCGCAACTGGACCGTTTTCTACTGGCTGTGGTGGATCTCATACACGCCCGGCGTGGCAATGTTTGTCACCCGCGTATCGCGCGGTCGTAAGATTAAAGAAGTTATCTGGGGACTGATCCTCGGCAGCACCGTTGGTTGCTGGTTCTTCTTCGGTGTAATGGAAAGCTATGCCATTCATCAGTTTATCAATGGCGTAATCAACGTCCCACAGGTGCTGGAAACACTGGGCGGTGAAACTGCCGTTCAACAAGTTCTGATGTCCTTGCCAGCAGGTAAATTGTTCCTCGCCGCATACCTGGGCGTGATGATTATTTTCCTTGCCTCGCATATGGATGCGGTGGCCTACACCATGGCGGCGACCAGTACGCGAAATCTCCAGGAAGGTGACGATCCTGACCGTGGGCTGCGTCTTTTCTGGTGCGTGGTGATCACACTGATCCCGCTTTCAATTCTGTTCACCGGCGCGTCGCTGGAAACGATGAAAACCACCGTCGTGCTCACAGCCCTTCCCTTCCTCGTCATTTTACTGGTGAAAGTCGGCGGATTTCTTCGCTGGCTGAAACAGGATTACGCCGACATTCCGGCTCATCAAGTTGAACATTATCTCCCGCAGACACCGGTTGAAGCCCCGGAAAAAACGCCAGTGCTCTCTGCGGGAACCGTATTCAAAGGCGACAACTGA
- the yeaY gene encoding Slp family lipoprotein YeaY: MAVQNNVIKGILAGTFALILSGCVTVPDAIKGSSPTPQQDLVRVMNAPQLYVGQEARFGGKVVAVQNQQGKTRLEIATVPLDSGARPTLGEPSRGRIYADVNGFLDPVDFRGQLVTVVGPITGTVDGKIGNTPYKFMVMQATGYKRWHLTQQVIMPPQPIDPWFYGGRGWPYGYGGWGWYNPGPARVQTVVTE; this comes from the coding sequence ATGGCGGTTCAAAACAATGTTATCAAAGGCATACTGGCAGGTACGTTTGCGCTAATACTGAGCGGTTGTGTCACTGTGCCGGACGCCATTAAAGGCAGTAGCCCAACGCCGCAACAAGATTTAGTTCGGGTGATGAATGCGCCGCAGCTGTACGTTGGTCAGGAAGCGCGATTTGGCGGTAAAGTGGTTGCGGTGCAAAACCAGCAAGGGAAAACCCGCCTGGAAATTGCCACTGTACCACTCGACAGCGGAGCAAGGCCGACGCTGGGAGAACCGTCGCGTGGGCGCATTTATGCCGATGTGAATGGTTTTCTTGATCCGGTCGATTTCCGAGGCCAGCTGGTGACAGTTGTCGGGCCAATCACCGGTACGGTTGACGGTAAAATCGGCAACACGCCATATAAATTTATGGTAATGCAGGCAACGGGTTACAAACGTTGGCATTTAACCCAGCAGGTGATTATGCCGCCACAGCCGATTGATCCCTGGTTTTATGGTGGGCGAGGCTGGCCCTATGGCTACGGCGGATGGGGCTGGTATAATCCTGGTCCCGCGAGAGTACAAACAGTTGTAACTGAATAA
- the yeaW gene encoding carnitine monooxygenase, oxygenase subunit YeaW encodes MSNLSPDFVLPENFCANPQEAWTIPARFYTDQSAFEHEKENVFAKSWICVAHSSELANANDYVTREIIGESIVLVRGRDKVLRAFYNVCPHRGHQLLSGEGKAKNVITCPYHAWAFKLDGNLAHARNCENVANFDSDKAQLVPVRLEEYAGFVFINMDPNATSVEDQLPGLGEKVLEACPEVHDLKLAARFTTRTPANWKNIVDNYLECYHCGPAHPGFSDSVQVDRYWHTMHGNWTLQYGFAKPSEQSFKFEEGTDAAFHGFWLWPCTMLNVTPIKGMMTVIYEFPVDSETTLQNYDIYFTNEELTDEQKSLIEWYRDVFRPEDLRLVESVQKGLKSRGYRGQGRIMADSSGSGISEHGIAHFHNLLAQVFKD; translated from the coding sequence ATGAGCAATCTGAGCCCTGACTTTGTACTACCCGAAAATTTTTGCGCTAACCCGCAAGAGGCGTGGACCATTCCTGCCCGTTTTTATACCGATCAGAGCGCCTTTGAACACGAAAAAGAGAACGTCTTCGCTAAAAGCTGGATTTGCGTCGCCCACAGTAGCGAACTGGCGAATGCTAATGATTACGTGACGCGTGAGATCATTGGCGAAAGCATCGTGCTGGTACGCGGTCGTGATAAGGTTTTGCGCGCGTTCTATAACGTTTGTCCGCACCGTGGTCATCAGTTGTTGAGCGGTGAAGGAAAAGCAAAAAATGTGATTACCTGCCCGTATCACGCATGGGCATTTAAACTCGATGGCAACCTGGCCCATGCGCGTAACTGCGAAAACGTCGCCAATTTCGACAGCGACAAAGCGCAACTGGTCCCGGTGCGTCTGGAAGAGTATGCCGGATTCGTCTTCATCAACATGGACCCCAACGCCACCAGCGTTGAAGATCAGTTACCCGGTCTGGGAGAGAAAGTACTGGAAGCCTGCCCGGAAGTCCACGACCTGAAACTGGCGGCCCGCTTTACCACCCGCACGCCTGCCAACTGGAAGAACATTGTCGATAACTATCTCGAGTGCTATCACTGTGGTCCGGCGCATCCAGGTTTCTCCGACTCCGTTCAGGTTGATCGTTACTGGCACACCATGCACGGTAACTGGACGCTGCAATACGGTTTCGCCAAACCGTCTGAACAGTCGTTTAAATTTGAAGAAGGTACGGATGCGGCATTCCACGGTTTCTGGCTGTGGCCGTGCACTATGCTGAACGTCACGCCGATCAAAGGGATGATGACGGTCATTTATGAATTCCCGGTGGATTCTGAAACTACCTTGCAAAACTACGATATTTACTTCACCAATGAAGAGTTAACCGACGAACAAAAATCGCTGATTGAGTGGTATCGCGATGTGTTCCGTCCGGAGGATTTACGTCTGGTTGAAAGCGTACAGAAAGGGCTGAAATCGCGTGGCTATCGTGGTCAGGGGCGCATCATGGCCGACAGTAGTGGTAGCGGAATTTCCGAACACGGTATCGCCCATTTCCATAATCTGCTGGCGCAGGTGTTTAAGGACTAA
- the dmlA gene encoding multifunctional D-malate/3-isopropylmalate/tartarate dehydrogenase, whose product MMKTFRIAAIPGDGIGKEVLPEGIRVLQAAAERWGFALSFEQMEWASCEYYSHHGKMMPDDWHEQLSSFDAIYFGAVGWPDTVPDHISLWGSLLKFRREFDQYVNLRPVRLFPGVPCPLAGKQPGDIDFYVVRENTEGEYSSLGGRLNEGTEHEVVIQESVFTRRGVDRILRYAFELAQSRPRKTLTSATKSNGLAISMPYWDERVEAMAENYPAIHWDKQHIDILCARFVMQPERFDVVVASNLFGDILSDLGPACTGTIGIAPSANLNPERTFPSLFEPVHGSAPDIYGKNIANPIATIWAGAMMLDFLGNGDERFQQAHNGILAAIEEVIAHGPKTPDMKGNATTPQVADAICKIILR is encoded by the coding sequence ATGATGAAAACGTTTCGGATCGCTGCAATACCCGGGGATGGAATCGGCAAAGAAGTCCTTCCTGAAGGGATTCGTGTGTTACAGGCTGCCGCTGAACGCTGGGGCTTCGCCTTAAGCTTTGAGCAGATGGAGTGGGCAAGTTGCGAATATTACAGCCATCACGGCAAAATGATGCCGGACGATTGGCATGAACAACTCAGCAGTTTCGACGCTATCTACTTTGGTGCTGTCGGCTGGCCGGATACCGTTCCGGACCATATTTCGTTATGGGGATCGCTGCTGAAATTTCGCCGTGAATTTGACCAATACGTTAACCTGCGTCCGGTCCGCCTCTTTCCTGGCGTACCTTGCCCACTGGCGGGGAAACAACCTGGCGATATCGATTTTTACGTAGTGCGCGAGAACACGGAAGGCGAATACTCGTCTCTGGGTGGACGGCTAAACGAAGGAACGGAGCATGAGGTTGTCATCCAGGAATCGGTATTTACCCGCCGTGGCGTCGACCGCATTTTGCGTTATGCTTTTGAGCTGGCACAAAGCCGCCCACGTAAGACGCTAACTTCTGCCACCAAATCTAACGGTTTAGCTATCAGCATGCCGTACTGGGACGAACGCGTGGAAGCAATGGCAGAAAATTACCCGGCGATCCACTGGGACAAGCAGCATATTGATATTCTCTGCGCGCGCTTTGTGATGCAACCAGAACGTTTTGACGTGGTGGTGGCATCCAATTTGTTTGGCGATATCCTTTCCGATCTTGGCCCGGCCTGCACCGGCACCATTGGCATTGCCCCATCCGCCAACCTGAATCCGGAACGTACTTTTCCGTCGCTCTTCGAGCCTGTCCACGGTTCCGCGCCGGATATCTACGGGAAAAATATTGCTAACCCTATCGCCACGATTTGGGCCGGTGCAATGATGCTCGATTTCCTCGGCAATGGCGATGAGCGTTTCCAGCAAGCGCATAACGGTATTCTGGCAGCGATTGAAGAAGTGATTGCTCACGGGCCGAAAACACCCGATATGAAAGGCAATGCCACCACACCACAGGTTGCCGACGCGATTTGCAAAATTATTTTGCGTTAA